Part of the Penicillium digitatum chromosome 4, complete sequence genome is shown below.
TGATTGCGTGAATAACTCGATCTGAAAAGGTTCCTGATGTTTCTGCCATTTTTCTCGGAGTCAAGCGCCACAACATCAAAGATCTCTTGTGCTAACCTGTGGAGAGCCTGCTGGTCCTCTGGTCGATCTGATATGGCAAGACGTTTGAACACGTATCTATCGTCAAAGCCGTGCGGCCATTTATCAATCGACGGTGGCTGCATTCTAGATCTGTTAGCTTTGAGAAATTATAGTTGTTATGTTTTGAATGTTTGGATGCTTGGATGGTTAGAAAGGCGAGGGTCATGAGAGGAATCCGTCCACCGTTTAATACTCGAAAGTCTCTTTGTGACGAAAGATAAAACGATTCTGAATTTTGGCATTGACTTCATATTTCAATGTGCATTGTTAATGTTTGAAAGAGACAAGGAAACAAGAAACTGGACGCGGTGGTAGACACGAAATTAGAATCAAAGAGACTGCATGAAAGAGAGAACTCCATTTTCAGTTTTGTTATTAGGGCAACGAGATCTTGAGGCTCATATGGGTCGTATAGGATCTGCCTGGCAGTGAGGCATTGTAGCGGGGTATGGTTTTTATCATGCCCTTGTGGCCATCGCCGACCCGCCACCTCATTCTAAGGTAGATGGCGGGATTCACATCGAAACTTGGTAAGCTTGAGGTTACCGCACTACTAGGACTATCCAGGATgtcggaaaaaaaaaaaacaaaatcaagGCGTGGTGGATATTTGTTGTTAACTCCTAGAAAATTGAAAACAGAAAATTCTTAGCCATGACCCTCCCAGGCGACCAATCGCCAACAGAACCCATCATTTGCTCCTCTACTCTTACTCTGTTGTCGTAATTCATTGGTTTGACTTAGTTCCACATCTCAGCACAGTCTTACGCAGAGACGTAGGCTTGGCCGGCTGCGTTGAGAGTGTTTCCGGAGAGTAAGTAGTTCTCAGCGCACATGAAGTAAGAGTAGCGAGTGACACCAGTCTGCGAATCCAACCAAGGGAGAACCTCATCAAGGAAAGCAGCAGTAGTAGCGGGGTCGGCGGAGCCGTTGACATCAGCGTTGAGAGCAAACTCGGTGATCCAGACCTCGGACAGGCCATGGTTGGAAGCAGTGTCAACTGCCGTGGTGACGAAGGACTTGAACTCATCGGCAGTGTTGCCGTACCAGTGAACGGCAAGACCGGAGATACCACAGCTGCTGCAGCTACCGATGAAAGACTCAAACCAGTCGAGACCGACTCCAGCCTCGGTGGAGGAGGTAACGGCGGGGGAAATCAGCTTCGCCTTGCCAGACCACGGGGTGATGTAAGTCTGGTAGTAGCTGGCAGCATCCGAGGGGCTCATGTTGGCCTGGGAAGCCATGTCGGGCTCGTTGAATCCCAGAATGTAGCTGCTGCCGCTGGACAAAGCGGTCTCGATGGCGGCCACCCAGCCACCGAACATCTTCGGGCCCCAGAGCATAGGGACAAACTCGATGTTTGAAGGGAGCGAACCCGAGAGGGAGCCGGCCCAGTTGTAGGCCCACGAGATGGCACCACCACTGGTCAGAGCAGAAACGGTGGTGACATCGTTGTAAGCGGCACCACGCTTGCTGGAAGTGGTGCGCTTGACCTGCATGGGGGCGGCCATGGCCGAGGTGGCGACGAGGCCGACAGTAACAAGTTTAGTGAATGAGACCATTTTGATTGAAGTCGAACGATAAGTCACAAACGGAGTGgacttgttttttttaaaaaaaaggatggaaaaagagagaaaccGGTTCTCGAccttgtaaaaaaaaaaaggagtgtAGATTTGAAGGAAAGTGAGGTTCAGACCGTGCACGGCACAGGACTAGAAGACCAGGGGGGAAAAAATGAAGGAAAGGTGGGTGGttggagagagaagagaaagagaaagatcgAGGGAGGCGGAGGTTTTTAAAGTCCCAAGGCATGAGTGTGTCAAATCTACCCAGCCTAACTCGCTGGCTGGCAGattttccatctcttcatGGTGGGGTGCAGATAGGAAGTGTCTATTGGATGTTTGAGGGCTGAAGAGGCGGGTTCTACCTCATACCCATGCCTCTGGCTAGATCCAACGTAGGAAAAACATCATTGGCGTGGGGGAGGCCAACTGGACTCCCTGGACCATTGACAGGAATTTGAAGCATGGTGATTGGCTTGAACCAAACCTcttttctttacatttcctTCATTTCCATCGAGAATAACTCTGCAAGACGCTAATCGACACTAGTTCTTTCAGTTCTTCGGTATCAAAACGGTTCACATGTGGTCTAACTCCACAGCCAAGATAGCTAGACCACTCCACAATAGCCTGGACCACAATAGGGTTTGTTCGAATTCTGACATTGGCCTACAGTGAAGAGGGAATCGCTTTGTAACCCCGTTGGTGCCTGTAACTTGGTCTGAACACTACTTGACTTGCCCCTGACAGAATACAAAGGTCGACAACAAAAACCAACTGGGGATTGACAGCCCAATGACCGAAATGGACATTAGAGTGTGGGGGCAGCAACGTACCACGGATGGCGTTGCATCAGTGAATGGTTCGCCATGCTGCTGACCGTGCCGTTCCCTGGCTCCCGGTCAGGGGAGCCTCTCTGATAGGCACACCGTAGATGCACGGTCATCCGGGTCTTTGGATGCCCAATCATATCCTTGTGCGACTGAACAAAACCCTAGGAACACGACAGAAACACCAGAACATTGTACGACATTAAAATCAAATTGGGTCCAAGGTCTGATGGTGAAATTGTAAGACTGTGAGATTCAATTGTTCAGATAAGACCCCCCTCAATGATTCACGCATCACAATCACCCGCGCCAACTGAAACTGACTAATATGACACAGCGACTGTGAAAACGCCACCACATCAAATCAGTCTTTTGGATCGAGCCGGCCACTCATAGTGACACCAAACCCCGATCGATACGATGTTTCACATCCAACAGAAGATCCAGACCGTCTCTCCTATTCACCGGTATCCCGGTATTGTACCGAGTACCTTACTTCAGGATCGACTGGGGGCGTTGTTCTAGGGCTAGAAGAAAGAGGGGGGGCGCGGTCTGAATCCAACCCCTCTTCAGCCCCCTGCCGATCTGTGACCGAAAAACGGCCATGACAAGCCTTGCCGGACTACGCGCCGGTGTTTCTTCCGGTTCTTCGTATTTTGGATCGGCGCCCCATTCGATGTTCTTCCACCATTGTCTTCCAGCACAGGTGCCTGATTTTCTGTAATTGGTTCTAGTTACTTTGTGCCACTTCTTAGTGATTTGCTAGTTGTACTTGTCTTCCTTGGAATGATGATAATGACCGGGGATCAATGCTCTTATTTCCTAGTTCTCCCATAGGCTAGTAGGACGTAGTCGGGACACAAGTGTTTCCTGCAGAATGTAGATAGCACAAGATTTATATGCCAAAAGAATCTGAATTTTGATTCCATTAAACCATCCGGAGTGCCATGTGGTACTAACTCTACGGGTTTCATTCTTGAATTTCATTATTGTACTCCCGGACTGATAGTTGCCACTAGCAAAATTCACAAGGTCGCTATGAGATCACCCTTCAGTCACCTCAGTCCCGGGCATAGTTCCGAGGCATATGATGCCTGCATCTCCCAATGACCAAGACTCTCAATTTGCTGCCATTCAAGGCTGCATGCTGTTCTCGGACTACAGAGTACTCCCATGTTCATTCCTGGACTATTTTGTCAAAAATCAATTTCTCCAAGAAATGaaaattttaaaaaaaaaaaaaaaaaaaagcaatcgCCATTCTAAGGTTGTTCTGGCCGCGTTGGCAAGTGATGTGGCTTCTCTCACAAAACTCCCGTCTGGCTCTGGTCCCACTTCCCAAAATTCCGATGCTCTACTCACGTCATGCTGCTGCGCAGGCCTCCAGGACTGGAGGTACAGCATATCCTGGCTTTGGACGGAGTACTGCGGAGTACTCCCTATACATCTCAGAATCCCAGAAATGAATCGGAAAGATACGGAAAGATATGGAAGGTACATAGCTCCTTACTAATCAAGTTCGGCCCAACATCCATCTTTCTACTCAAACGGTCATCCTATGATTCTCACGAGTTTCAACTAGTCTCCGAACTCAACGATCAAGCAGTCTGACACTCCAGTGCCAAGTTTAGATATTGACGCAGGGTCTTGGCCACCAGGCACTCATCGCACTGGGCATATACCGGAGACACCGGACGAGTCTCTGACATGGTTAGGTAGCTACTGTCGCTAATGCGAGGAGATCTTCAAATAGATATCATTTATTGGTCCAAGGAAGTACGAGACCATGCATACTTGTGGTTGATATAACAGGTCCATCTCGTGTTCCTCTGCAAATGGGTTGTCCACCATTACCATACCCTCGGTCTCTCAAACACAGAGGCGAGGGCAGGATGCAAGTCTCCTTGACCTCATCACTACTAGCTCCGGGCATGTCGCTATCGGTCTTGATGCTGGTATCACTCTTGACTCGTCACCTCTGTTGATTTCGGACAATCATGCACACTTGGGGCATCTTTTGCATTGACAGTTTCAATGTACACCAACTTTCTTCCTGTTGGCACAGACTCTTTGTCATGGCCGTTCCGATATCTACAGCGGCAGCTGTGAAGGCAGCTGCCTAGGCATACTCCATTTTCTCCGTATGCGTGTCAGCAAGGTGGTAAAGATTGCTGTAATCAATCTTGCCATCGACAGCACGCACTAGATCCCTCATTGCTGTACTCATTTCGCCCTGTTATCTTCACAATGTTCACCACCCGTCAAACAGGATCACGAAAATGTAGTAGGTACCATGTAAGCATTTGCGGCATAAGATTGTCTATACTACGGCTTTGTCAACTACCTACGTGACCAAATAACGAGGAAATGGTACTAGGAATTCCTAGTAGAGACATCCCTGGGATAAGAGAGGAATCATCAACACAAGATCATCACTGGAAGGCTAAGTGGTCATGGTTAGCCCTGGAGTGGAATGTTATGAATGTCATTTGCAGATATCACATTTCCTCCAACCTGAATTTTACTAATCTTTCATGAGGAAAATCAACGTAAACCTACCCTATGGTCATTACTTTTCGAGGTTCCTATGTGCAATGATAGAGTCTCAGCGGTGGCGACGGACCCATGGCACAAGTGTATCCTCAACCTCGCCAACCATCAAATGCCTATAAATCAATTGAGTTATTTGACAAGCTAAACCAccaaatttaaaaaaaaaattcgatCGCTGACTTtttgtttaaaaaaaaaattaccACATGGAGCAACTCCTAGATGTACGTCTATCCAATCACAAGGTTTGCCCATTCGTCCACCGAATGAAGCAGGCGGTGGATAACGATGATGTAAATTATCCAATCTCTCCGCATTCATCATCAAAGCAGCTCCCCCCAACCTTCAATTACTACATTCCACAAGCCCAATCCAAAGAGCCTTATACAAAAATGCTATCTCGCACAGCCCCTCGAGCTCTGCTCGTCTCCGTGCGCCCATCCACCCGCACATCAGCCATCACTTCAGCCCTGCTTCCCCGGGCTTTCGCCATCCGCCCCAGCTCCACCTCACAGTTCACCCGCTCTTTCCAGTCCTCCCCGGCAATCCGCAAAGGCCTTCACCCAGAATCAGCAAACCCCCCAGCTCCGAACCCACAGTCGAGTTCTGTTGCCGGAGCTGCGACTCACATTACTGAGCCCTCGCCGTTGACGCCGGAGGAGTACTACGAGTACGCGGAGCATTATTTCAATGTGCTGCAAAACGAATTGGAGAAGGTACAGGAAGAGGGATCGGAGATTGAGGCCGAGTACAGTGTATGTTTCTCTGATCTATTTTCTGTGTACTATTTTCTCCCCGGCGTTCTTCATCTTCTATCTCTCTCGGCCCTACGCAAAGGCATTCAGTTCACGTGGAATATTCAAGGTTTCTAACCCCACTCTTTTCCTCCAGGCTGGCGTTTTGAACATCTCCGTTCCCGCACTCGGCACCTATGTACTCAACAAGCAACCACCCAACAAGCAGATCTGGCTCAGCTCGCCTATCTCCGGGCCGAAGCGGTACGATTGGATTGTCGAGGGCGATTATATGCACGAGAAGCAAGATTCGCGGCCTTTCGTTAATGGGCAGTGGATCTATCTGCGTGATGGGTCTAATCTGACCGATTTGTTGAACTCCGAGTTGACCTTGCGTTTGCCCAAGGATATCTACAGCGAGATCGTTGAGTGATTGAACCGTTGTTGAATGATTGAACCGTCTTGCTGGGCTATCGACTACCTAGAATGAAGCGGATTCTTGTCGTTCCAGTTTTACTTGGGATGTTGTTATATACTGTGTTTTTGAATCTATTTCTAGGATGCGGTTGAATTACAATCTTTTGCGGAGTGTTCACTCTCATTAATCTAGTAGCAAAAGCTGATAGAATGGTTTGGGTTCGGGTATCATTTGATGAAAATGCTTTTGGTGGGTATAGAATGATTGTCTGTAGCAAGAATGCAAATTTTAAAGCGGGGGAAAGGCCATCTCATCGCCAATTGAACAGGTTAATCAAAGTGgtgttctttctttttgaatgAGAGCGACATGTACATAGCCAAAATACAGTCTCAACCCGATGAACGAAACCGTGCCTTGCCTGGCTAAATAAGAATGTCCGAGGCAAAACTTGCTCAAGACAAAGTCGACGGAGCCCGAGTCAACTTTAAATTTGTTGAGGGAGGTACGGCGTGTAGCCCTGTGCGAGTCACCGAGACCGTTATTCTCCGCAGACACCGAGTCACCTGGCAAGATTGCAAGATGGCAAGGTGCATGTAGACGACATTCGCAGCGGAACATGGAAAATGCTCGCGCAATCCGGTGATTGAATTGCGGTCCGGTCGATCAAAGCCGACTGACTCGACGAGGCGCAATAATCACACCATGACGAGTAGTCGCAGCTAGGCAGGGAAATTGCAAGAGTTCCAATCACTCAAACCACTTCCGCCAAAATGATGAGAATGGCTGCGAGCCAACTTCCAAAACTCAGCAAGATGGCCCTTCTCCCCAGGCCAAGTTAGACTCGAGCTTTCAAGGGTATCTTGCATAAGATCCTTTGTCTTCCATTCAAGCCTTGACAGCCACTCCGCTCGTACTCTGCGTATCGGCTTTGGGAAGATCGGCCTGTAGATCCACCGCAGGGCGTGTTGTTAACCAACTGAACAGATAAGGCGACTTTTATCTGGGTTATATGGTAGGAAGACCTACCAAATCAAATATAACACGGATCATCAAACTGCAACTGGGGCACACAGCGATTTCTTCTCCGTCGCGCAAATCGTCGATTGCGATCTCGAAGCGGTCGCCACAAGGGCAAGGATATGTATAGATCTGGATATTTGGATCGAAGGTCATGTCCTCAATCTCGATCTCGTCGTAGATGTTCAGTCCTTCGTCGGCCATTTTGAATGATTCTTATGATCTTCAAGAAGAGATGTGGCGAATGAGTAGTTCTTGTAGCGCTGACTCTTTcgggcaaaaaaaaagtttggCGCGGTCATGTGATGCGCGGGGCTAAGCCAGGGATATCCCCGGATTTAAGACTTGGCGGGTTGATGAACTTCAACATTTGAACTTTCATCTTGGCGAACTTGACTATGTATATGTGCATGTATACTCATCATGTTTCTGCTATGACTCAGAGTTTTGAGTTTATCTGTCTCATTCAAAACCTCCCATTTCTAGCTAATCATCACCAAATACGCCTGGTGCACGTCATATATCGTATCAACGGGCTACAAGACGGTCCCCAAGGACTATGTCACGTACAGTTGGGCTATAAACCCGCTGATCAATAACATAATCAACCTAGGCTTGTACCCATCAACTGAAGCTCTGCGCAACTG
Proteins encoded:
- a CDS encoding Glycoside hydrolase, superfamily, producing MVSFTKLVTVGLVATSAMAAPMQVKRTTSSKRGAAYNDVTTVSALTSGGAISWAYNWAGSLSGSLPSNIEFVPMLWGPKMFGGWVAAIETALSSGSSYILGFNEPDMASQANMSPSDAASYYQTYITPWSGKAKLISPAVTSSTEAGVGLDWFESFIGSCSSCGISGLAVHWYGNTADEFKSFVTTAVDTASNHGLSEVWITEFALNADVNGSADPATTAAFLDEVLPWLDSQTGVTRYSYFMCAENYLLSGNTLNAAGQAYVSA
- a CDS encoding Frataxin translates to MLSRTAPRALLVSVRPSTRTSAITSALLPRAFAIRPSSTSQFTRSFQSSPAIRKGLHPESANPPAPNPQSSSVAGAATHITEPSPLTPEEYYEYAEHYFNVLQNELEKVQEEGSEIEAEYSAGVLNISVPALGTYVLNKQPPNKQIWLSSPISGPKRYDWIVEGDYMHEKQDSRPFVNGQWIYLRDGSNLTDLLNSELTLRLPKDIYSEIVE
- a CDS encoding Diphthamide biosynthesis protein 3 translates to MADEGLNIYDEIEIEDMTFDPNIQIYTYPCPCGDRFEIAIDDLRDGEEIAVCPSCSLMIRVIFDLADLPKADTQSTSGVAVKA